The Oscillatoria acuminata PCC 6304 genomic interval AACAAGGGGTTGACAAATCCAAAAGAACCGTGCAAGATATAAAAGGCTCAAGGAAAGGGACTGTAGTTCAATTGGTTAGAGCACCGCCCTGTCACGGCGGAAGTTGCGGGTTCGAGCCCCGTCAGTCCCGTTTAAAATATGAATCAGGTTACGCGCCGTGTTTTCCTAATAATAGGGGACACGGCGTGTCTCCTTGCAAACGAAGTTAATTTAGAGAAAATAATTGTGACTGTTCGCGTGAGAATAGCTCCTAGTCCGACTGGGAACTTACATATTGGAACAGCCAGAACGGCTGTGTTTAACTGGTTATTTGCCCATAATCAAGGGGGCCAGTTCATTTTGCGGGTCGAAGATACCGACGAGGAGCGATCGCGCCCGGAGTTCACCCAAAATATCCTGGATGGACTCACCTGGTTGGGTTTGAACTGGGATGCAGGCCCCGTTTTCCAGTCCAAGCGTCTGGACCTCTATCGGGAACGAGTCAAAACTCTCATTGATAAGGGTCTCGCCTATCGGTGTTACACCACCGCCGAAGAACTCGACGAAATGAGAGAAGCCCAAAAAGCCCGGAATCAAGCCCCCCGCTACGATAACCGTCATCGCAATCTAACGGTGGATGAAATCGCCAAATTTGAAGCGGAAGGACGGCCCTCGGTGATTCGGTTCAAAATCGAAGACGATCGCGAGATTGTCTGGAATGACTTGGTACGCGGTGAAGTATCCTGGCGGGGAAGCGACCTCGGGGGTGATATGGTGATCGCCCGGGGTTCCAGTGGTGCCGGAATCGGAATGCCACTCTATAACCTCGCCGTTGTTGTCGATGATATTGACATGAGAATCACCCAAGTGATTCGCGGTGAAGACCATATTGCCAATACCGCCAAACAAATTCTGCTTTACGAAGCCTTTGACGTCGCGGTCCCTGAGTTTGCTCATACGCCGCTGATTTTGGATATTTCCGGCAAAAAACTCTCAAAACGAGATAATGTGACCGGCATCTCCGAATTTCAGGCGATGGGATTCCTTCCCGAAGCCTTGGTCAACTATATGACCTTGCTGGGTTGGTCCCCGCCGGATAATCAGGAACTGTTTACCCTGGATGAGGCGGCAAAGCAGTTTAGCTTCGATCGCGTCAATAAAGCGGGAGCTAAATTTGACTGGGATAAACTGGATTGGATTAATAGCCAATACCTCCACCAAATGTCCCCGGAAAACCTCACCGAAAAACTCATTCCGGTGTGGCAACAAGCGGGATACCCGGTTGATCCGGAGGGCAATCGCCCTTGGTTGGAACAACTATCGGCCTTAATTGGTCCGAGTTTAACTCGCTTGACCGATGCGGTAGAACTCAGTCGGATGTTCTTTGTAGATGAGGTCGAACTCAGCGATGAAGCGGCAGCCGAACTGGAAAAAGAGGGAGCCTCCCAGGTTCTCGAAGCGGTAATCGGACATTTAAAAAGTCACGAAAGCCTAACAGCAGCAGATGCCCAAGACATCATTAAACAGGTCACAAAACAGCTCAATGTCAAAAAAGGGCTCGTGATGCGATCGCTGCGGGCCGGATTAACTGGCGAATTGCACGGTCCTGACCTGATACAATCTTGGGTATTACTTTATCAGCGGGAGCTGGACAAAACGCGCCTGCACAAAGTCTTAAAGGTTGACGAACAAGAGGGTAGTACCTTGACTCAAAATCCTGAACCAGAAACATCCCAAGATAAGATTGTGGTAGAAATTCCTACTTCTGAAATCCCTGTGGACGAGATGTCTGAACCATCCACTGTCCCAGCGGTGACAACCGGCATCCCCAAAACAGGGGCCACAAATGAACAGTTAGAGCGGATCGGCAAACAAGTTCGCGAAATCCTCTCTTATCTCCCGGATTACGTGACTGGGTTTGTTAAAGAAAACCAAAGACCCTTAACCACCGTTGGTTTACTGATTGCGGCTTTGGTCTCTCTGAGAGTATTGGTTGCTGTCTTGGAAGTGCTTAACGGCATTCCCCTAGTACAGCCAACCTTTGAAATCGTGGGTATGGCTTACTCCGGCTGGTTTATTTATCGGTATTTACTCAGTGCAACGACTCGCAAAGAGTTGTCGGTCAAAGTTGAGGAAATCAAAGAACAAATTACCGGAAACCATTCCCCTAACCCCTAGGCCATTGGACTGTCGGTTAAGGGTCCCAGCCCTGTCCTGACCCCTCCTCAAACTGTTCCCCGGTTCTATTTTGCCTTGTGCATCCAGCGTTTCGTTCCACACACTCCTTTAAGGATGCTCTTAGCAGGGGGACTCATCCCCGGGAGGGGCCCTCGGCTGGACATCTAGCTGTCTCCTCCAAGGCGGCTAAACCGCATCACCGTTCTAGGCATCAGTTTGCCCGAGGGATTGGGACAGTCTGGGGGACGTTTAAAAAAAACCGATTGATACAGGATTCTTAAAATGGGTGCATTTAGGTGCGCCCATTTTTGCATTCTGCATTCTGGCGATCGCCTCTTTTACCCCCCGTTTCTACAGGCTGATCCGGAATCCGGTTTTTACCGGATTGCTTGTAGCCCGCGCAGGCGGGCTTTGTTTGTGTAGCCCCAGGCTTCAGCCTGCGGGTTTTGACCAAATTGCGGATGAGATCCAGCCAAATTGTGAAATTGTCTTAACATAACTTAAACTTAAAGAAGGGTTTTCCGAACCCTTCCGCAAATTGCGCTGTACATGAGTAGCCGGTTTACCTGATTCTGAGCGGGTTTTACCGATTTTTAGACGAGTCAGTTGCATCGATCCTGATAATTAAGTTAAATTTGATTAAGATTCTGATCGGGATGAACGGTTTTACTCTATACCGGAACTCCACCCCTAAGGGGAGGAGGCGAACGTGAAAAAAAGATAACCCCCCGACTGCCTTCAAGCAACTCGCTTGGGTTTAATTACCCCCAATTTGCTTTTAATCTGATTGTCTGAATTTGTACTAGAGGCCACCGCATCCTATGAAATCTTCCTGGAGAATAATTTTACTGTGGGCATTACCTGCATTAGTAATCGCCTTTTTCGTTTGGCAGGGAGTCTTTTCCTCCCCGGCCATGAATATGGGAAATAATGCTGCCAATA includes:
- the gltX gene encoding glutamate--tRNA ligase is translated as MTVRVRIAPSPTGNLHIGTARTAVFNWLFAHNQGGQFILRVEDTDEERSRPEFTQNILDGLTWLGLNWDAGPVFQSKRLDLYRERVKTLIDKGLAYRCYTTAEELDEMREAQKARNQAPRYDNRHRNLTVDEIAKFEAEGRPSVIRFKIEDDREIVWNDLVRGEVSWRGSDLGGDMVIARGSSGAGIGMPLYNLAVVVDDIDMRITQVIRGEDHIANTAKQILLYEAFDVAVPEFAHTPLILDISGKKLSKRDNVTGISEFQAMGFLPEALVNYMTLLGWSPPDNQELFTLDEAAKQFSFDRVNKAGAKFDWDKLDWINSQYLHQMSPENLTEKLIPVWQQAGYPVDPEGNRPWLEQLSALIGPSLTRLTDAVELSRMFFVDEVELSDEAAAELEKEGASQVLEAVIGHLKSHESLTAADAQDIIKQVTKQLNVKKGLVMRSLRAGLTGELHGPDLIQSWVLLYQRELDKTRLHKVLKVDEQEGSTLTQNPEPETSQDKIVVEIPTSEIPVDEMSEPSTVPAVTTGIPKTGATNEQLERIGKQVREILSYLPDYVTGFVKENQRPLTTVGLLIAALVSLRVLVAVLEVLNGIPLVQPTFEIVGMAYSGWFIYRYLLSATTRKELSVKVEEIKEQITGNHSPNP